A genome region from Nocardiopsis exhalans includes the following:
- the rplK gene encoding 50S ribosomal protein L11, with translation MPPKKKLAALVKVQLPAGQATPAPPVGTALGPHGVNIMDFCKQYNAATEAQRGNVIPVEISIYEDRSFTFITKTPPAPRLILKAAGLDKAATDPGRSTAGSITADQVREIAQTKLPDLNTDDIEAASKIVAGTARSMGIEVK, from the coding sequence ATGCCTCCGAAGAAGAAACTTGCCGCACTCGTCAAGGTGCAGCTCCCCGCCGGTCAGGCGACCCCGGCGCCGCCCGTTGGTACCGCTCTCGGTCCGCACGGCGTCAACATCATGGACTTCTGCAAGCAGTACAACGCTGCTACGGAAGCCCAGCGCGGCAACGTCATCCCCGTAGAGATCTCCATCTACGAGGACCGTTCCTTCACCTTCATCACCAAGACGCCCCCGGCGCCGCGGCTGATCCTGAAGGCCGCTGGTCTGGACAAGGCCGCCACCGACCCGGGTCGCAGCACCGCCGGTTCGATCACCGCCGACCAGGTCCGTGAGATCGCGCAGACCAAGCTGCCCGACCTCAACACCGACGACATCGAGGCCGCGTCCAAGATCGTCGCCGGTACCGCCCGCTCGATGGGCATCGAGGTCAAGTAG
- the nusG gene encoding transcription termination/antitermination protein NusG, which produces MSESPLTSDDFPEEEPVQQSAEETGLAGELSEETVEPTDADSPEPAEEADESAEGTEEAEEADAEPELSRLDPVEEFKNELVLLPGDWYVVHTYAGYEKRVKANVESRTQSLNMEEYIFQVEVPEHEVTEVKSGKRQQVTEKVLPGYVLVRMDLTDESWSAIRNTPGVTGFVGLSNKPAPLSLTEVAKLLAPEPEEEPEQAQQAKTASGEARSDVAYEVGESVTVMEGPFATLPATVSEINADTQKLKVLVSIFGRETPVELSFNQVAKI; this is translated from the coding sequence GTGTCCGAGTCCCCACTGACCTCTGACGACTTCCCCGAAGAGGAGCCGGTTCAGCAGTCGGCGGAAGAGACCGGCCTGGCGGGCGAGCTGTCCGAGGAAACGGTCGAGCCGACCGACGCCGACAGCCCGGAGCCGGCCGAAGAGGCCGACGAGAGCGCTGAAGGCACCGAGGAAGCCGAAGAGGCTGACGCGGAGCCCGAGCTGTCCCGTCTCGACCCCGTCGAGGAATTCAAGAACGAACTCGTCCTGCTGCCCGGCGACTGGTACGTCGTGCACACCTACGCGGGTTACGAGAAGCGGGTCAAGGCCAACGTCGAGAGCCGTACCCAGTCCCTCAACATGGAGGAGTACATCTTCCAGGTCGAGGTGCCCGAGCACGAGGTCACCGAGGTCAAGAGCGGCAAGCGCCAGCAGGTCACCGAGAAGGTCCTGCCCGGCTACGTCCTCGTCCGCATGGACCTGACCGACGAGTCCTGGTCGGCCATCCGCAACACCCCCGGTGTCACCGGTTTCGTGGGCCTGTCCAACAAGCCCGCCCCGCTGAGCCTCACCGAGGTGGCCAAGCTCCTGGCGCCCGAGCCGGAGGAGGAGCCGGAGCAGGCCCAGCAGGCCAAGACCGCCAGCGGCGAGGCCCGCTCGGACGTGGCCTACGAGGTCGGCGAGTCCGTCACGGTCATGGAGGGTCCGTTCGCGACCCTGCCCGCCACCGTCAGCGAGATCAACGCCGACACCCAGAAGCTCAAGGTGCTGGTGTCGATCTTCGGTCGCGAGACCCCGGTCGAGCTCTCCTTCAACCAGGTCGCCAAGATCTGA
- the secE gene encoding preprotein translocase subunit SecE yields MTQTDADAKPDKEPTRRTGPVTFTKQVVGELRKVRWPTRKELVTYTIVVMVFVVIVLAYVSLLDFAFGEAVTWLYATFGRPAGV; encoded by the coding sequence GTGACTCAGACTGACGCCGACGCGAAGCCCGACAAGGAGCCGACGCGTCGTACCGGTCCGGTGACGTTCACCAAGCAGGTCGTCGGAGAACTCCGCAAGGTCCGCTGGCCCACGCGCAAGGAACTGGTCACCTACACCATCGTCGTCATGGTGTTCGTCGTGATCGTCCTCGCCTACGTCTCCCTGCTGGACTTCGCCTTCGGTGAGGCCGTGACCTGGCTCTACGCCACCTTCGGCCGTCCCGCTGGCGTCTAG
- the rplL gene encoding 50S ribosomal protein L7/L12, translating to MAKLSNEDLLAAFEEMTLLELSEFVKLFEDKFDVTAAAPAAVVAAGPAGAAPAAEEEKDEFDVILEGPGDKKIQVIKEVRGLTSLGLKEAKDLVDNAPKPLLEGVNKETAEKAKAALEGAGASVTLK from the coding sequence ATGGCGAAGCTCAGCAACGAGGACCTGCTTGCCGCGTTCGAGGAGATGACCCTCCTCGAGCTCTCCGAGTTCGTGAAGCTGTTCGAGGACAAGTTCGACGTCACCGCCGCCGCTCCGGCCGCCGTCGTCGCCGCCGGCCCCGCCGGTGCCGCCCCGGCCGCCGAGGAGGAGAAGGACGAGTTCGACGTCATCCTCGAGGGCCCCGGCGACAAGAAGATCCAGGTCATCAAGGAGGTCCGCGGCCTCACGAGCCTGGGCCTCAAGGAGGCCAAGGACCTCGTCGACAACGCCCCGAAGCCGCTCCTCGAGGGCGTCAACAAGGAGACCGCGGAGAAGGCCAAGGCCGCTCTTGAGGGCGCTGGCGCCTCCGTCACCCTCAAGTAG
- the rplA gene encoding 50S ribosomal protein L1, translating to MKRSKNHRNANNLVDRDRLYAPAEALKLAKETTKVKFDATVEVALRLGVDPRKADQMVRGTVNLPNGTGKTARVLVFATGERAEQARAAGADIVGDDELVEKVQNGFLDFDAVVATPDLMGKVGRLGRVLGPRGLMPNPKTGTVTPDVAKAVTEIKGGKIEFRVDRHGNLHFIVGKVSFDDTKLLENYQAAIDEVNRLKPSAAKGRYIKKAVVTTTMGPSIPLDA from the coding sequence GTGAAGCGCAGCAAAAACCACCGCAATGCCAACAACCTGGTGGACCGTGACCGGCTCTACGCCCCCGCCGAGGCTCTGAAGCTGGCCAAGGAGACCACCAAGGTCAAGTTCGACGCGACCGTCGAGGTCGCCCTGCGCCTGGGCGTCGACCCGCGCAAGGCCGACCAGATGGTCCGCGGCACCGTGAACCTGCCGAACGGCACCGGCAAGACCGCTCGGGTCCTGGTCTTCGCGACCGGTGAGCGTGCCGAGCAGGCTCGGGCCGCCGGCGCCGACATCGTCGGCGACGACGAGCTGGTCGAGAAGGTCCAGAACGGCTTCCTCGACTTCGACGCCGTTGTGGCCACCCCGGACCTCATGGGCAAGGTCGGCCGCCTCGGCCGCGTGCTCGGTCCGCGTGGCCTCATGCCCAACCCCAAGACGGGCACCGTCACCCCGGACGTGGCCAAGGCCGTGACCGAGATCAAGGGCGGCAAGATCGAGTTCCGCGTGGACCGCCACGGGAACCTGCACTTCATCGTCGGCAAGGTCTCGTTCGACGACACCAAGCTGCTGGAGAACTACCAGGCCGCGATCGACGAGGTCAACCGCCTCAAGCCGTCCGCCGCCAAGGGCCGCTACATCAAGAAGGCCGTGGTCACCACCACGATGGGTCCGAGCATCCCGCTCGACGCCTAA
- a CDS encoding MaoC family dehydratase N-terminal domain-containing protein, translating into MAINPDYLGREYPAPEAYEVTRGKIREFAEAINDLNPAYLDKASAKALGYADVIAPPTFPVILGMAGSALALADPDLGVDFSRVVHGDQSFRYSRPLRAGDVLSTVTRITDIKVLGGNELITMETVAEAADGEHVVTAGMMLVVRGS; encoded by the coding sequence GTGGCGATCAACCCTGACTACCTCGGCCGGGAGTACCCCGCCCCCGAGGCCTACGAGGTGACCCGCGGCAAGATCCGCGAGTTCGCCGAGGCGATCAACGACCTCAACCCCGCCTACCTCGACAAGGCCTCCGCCAAGGCCCTCGGGTACGCGGACGTCATCGCCCCGCCGACCTTCCCGGTGATCCTCGGCATGGCCGGTTCCGCGCTGGCCCTGGCCGATCCGGACCTCGGGGTGGACTTCTCCCGCGTCGTCCACGGCGACCAGAGCTTCAGGTACAGCCGACCGCTGCGCGCCGGCGACGTCCTGAGCACGGTCACCCGCATCACCGACATCAAGGTGCTGGGCGGCAACGAGCTCATCACCATGGAGACGGTGGCCGAGGCGGCCGACGGCGAGCACGTGGTGACGGCGGGCATGATGCTCGTCGTCCGGGGTTCCTAG
- a CDS encoding ATP-binding protein, with product MAKVTRGPEADTRAGRDGHEGAPQADDPTTKALLDALARSGLPEGVRIWVSAALWGEEALEALLRGEHLPELLPSGPPGPPPGRVRRAYLTGIRVQGFRGIGRPADLTFSPGPGLTVIVGRNGSGKSSFAEAAEAALTGRNPRWDAMPTGWRDGWRNLHYDERTEATVDIHIAGDSGPTRISRRWTGESVRSARGEVVHPGGEVSPLRTLDWGENLVRYRPFLSYDELGRTVTGRAAELYDTLTALLGLTGLAEAERRLAKVCDGLVRRRDRPSRELRTLLDALSASADPRAVQAVNLLSAPSMDLEALRRVAADDGPSDPALHVVLRRLRRLAVPERTLIADVVNELRGAAMELAMAAGSKGDHAHGVVQLLEQALEHHKRHPTETTCPTCSATGALGADWVRRANAQLRALRPQAATASAAYDRAEAARDQARFLLSPAPSWLPPESELGQVWALWESGTTIEDLGELAEHIESVGRKLRAAAVSARRDASERLEDPTDGWGELADRLSGWLDDAQEAVAASETLGAAEAALNWLTEHARGVRAERLGPVASQAEQVWFRLRQERHIDLQGMRLIGRGARRRVEVDVAVDGVDDQTSAPGLLSQGEFQALALSICLPRALVEGNPFGFLLLDDPVQAMDTETVEGLAAVLAEVGRHRQLIVFTHDTRLSDALRRLGLPADIRTINRDAMSNVWLAEGTS from the coding sequence GTGGCGAAGGTGACTCGGGGACCCGAGGCGGACACACGCGCAGGACGGGACGGCCACGAGGGCGCGCCCCAGGCCGACGACCCCACCACCAAGGCCCTCCTCGACGCCTTGGCGCGCTCGGGGCTGCCCGAGGGGGTCCGGATCTGGGTCAGCGCCGCCCTGTGGGGAGAAGAGGCGCTGGAGGCCCTCCTGCGGGGCGAGCACCTCCCCGAGCTCCTTCCCTCAGGGCCGCCGGGACCCCCGCCCGGGCGGGTGCGCCGCGCCTACCTCACCGGCATCCGCGTCCAGGGTTTCCGAGGCATCGGCCGCCCGGCCGACCTCACCTTTTCCCCCGGGCCCGGCCTGACCGTGATCGTGGGCCGCAACGGCTCCGGAAAGTCCAGCTTCGCCGAGGCCGCCGAGGCCGCCCTGACCGGTCGCAACCCACGCTGGGACGCCATGCCCACCGGTTGGCGCGACGGCTGGCGCAACCTGCACTACGACGAGCGCACCGAGGCGACCGTGGACATCCACATCGCCGGGGACAGCGGACCCACCCGGATCAGCCGCCGCTGGACCGGCGAGAGCGTCCGCTCGGCCCGCGGCGAGGTGGTGCACCCCGGCGGCGAGGTGTCCCCGCTGCGCACCCTCGACTGGGGCGAGAACCTCGTCCGCTACCGGCCCTTCCTGTCCTACGACGAACTCGGCCGCACGGTCACCGGCCGCGCCGCCGAGCTCTACGACACGCTCACCGCCCTGCTCGGGCTCACCGGGCTGGCCGAGGCCGAACGCCGTCTGGCCAAGGTCTGCGACGGCCTGGTCCGACGCCGCGACCGCCCCTCCCGTGAGCTCCGCACCCTCTTGGACGCGCTCAGCGCCTCCGCCGACCCCCGGGCCGTCCAGGCCGTGAACCTCCTCTCCGCGCCCTCCATGGACCTGGAGGCGCTGCGCCGGGTGGCCGCCGACGACGGCCCCAGCGACCCCGCCCTCCACGTGGTGCTGCGCCGACTGCGCCGCCTGGCCGTCCCCGAGCGCACGCTCATCGCCGATGTCGTCAACGAGCTGCGCGGCGCGGCCATGGAACTGGCGATGGCCGCCGGGAGCAAGGGCGACCACGCGCACGGGGTGGTCCAGCTCCTCGAACAAGCGCTGGAGCACCACAAGCGCCACCCCACCGAGACCACCTGCCCCACCTGTTCGGCCACCGGGGCGCTCGGCGCCGACTGGGTGCGCCGGGCCAACGCGCAGCTGCGCGCGCTGCGGCCCCAGGCGGCCACCGCCTCGGCCGCCTACGACCGCGCTGAGGCCGCTCGCGACCAGGCCCGCTTCCTGCTCTCCCCGGCACCGTCCTGGCTGCCGCCGGAGAGCGAGCTGGGCCAGGTGTGGGCGCTCTGGGAGTCCGGCACGACCATCGAGGACCTCGGCGAGCTCGCCGAGCACATCGAGTCGGTGGGTCGCAAGCTCCGGGCCGCGGCGGTCAGCGCCCGGCGGGACGCCTCCGAACGCCTGGAGGACCCCACCGACGGCTGGGGAGAGCTCGCCGACCGTCTCTCCGGGTGGTTGGACGACGCACAGGAGGCCGTGGCTGCCAGCGAGACCCTGGGCGCCGCCGAGGCGGCCCTGAACTGGCTCACCGAGCACGCGCGCGGGGTTCGTGCGGAGCGGTTGGGGCCGGTGGCCTCCCAGGCCGAGCAGGTGTGGTTCCGGCTGCGCCAGGAACGGCACATCGACCTCCAGGGCATGCGGCTGATCGGCCGCGGCGCCCGCCGGAGGGTCGAGGTGGACGTGGCCGTGGACGGCGTGGACGACCAGACCAGCGCCCCCGGGCTGCTCAGCCAGGGCGAGTTCCAGGCGCTGGCGCTGTCCATCTGCCTGCCGCGCGCGCTGGTGGAGGGCAACCCGTTCGGCTTCCTGCTGCTGGACGACCCGGTCCAGGCGATGGACACCGAGACGGTCGAAGGGCTGGCCGCGGTTCTGGCGGAGGTGGGGCGGCACCGGCAGCTGATCGTGTTCACCCACGACACCCGTCTGTCGGACGCCCTGCGCCGGCTGGGGCTGCCCGCGGACATCCGCACGATCAACCGTGACGCGATGTCCAACGTCTGGCTGGCCGAAGGGACCTCCTGA
- a CDS encoding MaoC family dehydratase, with protein sequence MSRISHSDVEVGTQIPEQTFPVRRLDLVRYAGASGDFNPIHWNERFAKSVGLPNVIAHGMFTMAEAGRVVTDWTGDPGSVVDYSVRFSAPVVVPDDDEGAEITVAGKVKAKHEDGTVTVLLTARSGGAKVLAKASAIVRLPQ encoded by the coding sequence ATGAGCAGGATCAGCCACTCCGACGTCGAGGTCGGCACCCAGATCCCCGAGCAGACCTTCCCGGTCCGCCGCCTGGACCTGGTCCGCTACGCGGGCGCCTCGGGTGACTTCAACCCCATCCACTGGAACGAGCGCTTCGCCAAGTCCGTCGGGCTGCCCAACGTGATCGCGCACGGCATGTTCACCATGGCCGAGGCCGGCCGGGTGGTCACGGACTGGACCGGGGACCCCGGCAGCGTCGTCGACTACTCGGTACGCTTCTCCGCGCCCGTGGTCGTGCCCGACGACGACGAGGGCGCCGAGATCACCGTCGCCGGCAAGGTCAAGGCCAAGCACGAGGACGGCACCGTCACCGTGCTGCTCACCGCCCGCTCCGGCGGCGCCAAGGTCCTGGCCAAGGCCTCCGCGATCGTTCGCCTGCCGCAGTAG
- a CDS encoding UDP-N-acetylmuramate dehydrogenase yields the protein MPVSTMLADHTTLGLGGPAKAFRTAGSTDELVSLVAEADRSGERVLVLGGGSNLVVADDGFPGTVILVASQGVTTAAAGTDPETGEEIVLLRSDAGVEWDPLVARTVAEGLNGVEFLSGIPGRVGSTPIQNVGAYGQDVSQTIREVLVLDRTTGELVTMSNADCGFTYRDSTFKGHDRYVVCEVVFELRRGPLSRPVRYAEVARAMGVEAGERVPLDQAREVVLGLREGKGMVLDPADPDTRSAGSFFTNPVLSPEEYAAFRERAAERLGADTEIPGHPDDAGNVKLSAAWLIDRAGFTKGYGDGPARISGKHTLALTNPGGATTADLIDLAREVRAGVEEAFGVRLVNEPVMLGVSL from the coding sequence ATGCCCGTGTCCACGATGCTCGCCGACCACACCACCCTCGGCCTGGGCGGCCCAGCCAAGGCCTTCCGGACCGCCGGCTCCACCGACGAGCTGGTCAGCCTGGTCGCCGAGGCCGACCGTTCGGGTGAGCGCGTCCTCGTGCTCGGCGGCGGCAGCAACCTGGTCGTCGCCGACGACGGGTTCCCCGGCACTGTCATCCTGGTGGCCTCCCAGGGCGTCACCACGGCCGCGGCCGGGACCGACCCGGAGACCGGCGAGGAAATCGTCCTGCTGCGGTCGGACGCGGGTGTGGAGTGGGACCCGCTGGTCGCGCGGACCGTGGCCGAGGGGCTCAACGGCGTGGAGTTCCTCTCCGGCATCCCCGGTCGGGTGGGCTCCACCCCCATCCAGAACGTGGGCGCCTACGGCCAGGACGTCAGCCAGACCATCCGCGAGGTGCTGGTCCTGGACCGCACCACCGGCGAGCTGGTCACGATGTCCAACGCCGACTGCGGCTTCACCTACCGCGACAGCACCTTCAAGGGCCACGACCGGTACGTGGTGTGCGAGGTCGTCTTCGAGCTGCGCCGGGGACCGCTCAGCCGCCCGGTCCGCTACGCCGAGGTCGCCCGCGCCATGGGCGTCGAGGCGGGGGAGCGGGTGCCGCTCGACCAGGCGCGCGAGGTGGTCCTGGGACTGCGCGAGGGCAAGGGCATGGTCCTGGACCCCGCCGACCCGGACACCCGCAGCGCGGGATCCTTCTTCACCAACCCGGTCCTGTCCCCCGAGGAGTACGCGGCCTTCCGCGAGCGCGCCGCCGAGCGCCTGGGCGCGGACACCGAGATCCCCGGACATCCGGACGACGCGGGCAACGTGAAGCTCTCCGCCGCCTGGCTGATCGACCGGGCCGGGTTCACCAAGGGCTACGGCGACGGTCCCGCGCGGATATCGGGCAAGCACACCCTCGCCCTGACCAACCCGGGCGGCGCGACCACCGCCGACCTGATCGACCTGGCCCGCGAGGTGCGCGCCGGGGTCGAGGAGGCCTTCGGGGTGCGCCTGGTCAACGAGCCGGTGATGCTCGGCGTGAGTCTGTGA
- the rplJ gene encoding 50S ribosomal protein L10 translates to MARPDKAAAVAELTDEFRESNGAVLTEYRGLTVAQISELRRSLGQTTRFRIVKNTLTKIAVKEAGVDEQITDLLEGPSAIAFVHGDVVEAAKGLRDFSKANSPLVIKGGIIDGKSMSAEDVTKLADLESREVLLSKLAGALKAKQGQAAAVFQALPSKTVRLAQALADKRNEEAA, encoded by the coding sequence ATGGCGAGGCCGGACAAGGCAGCCGCGGTCGCCGAACTCACGGACGAGTTCCGTGAGTCGAACGGCGCCGTGCTGACCGAATACCGGGGGCTCACTGTCGCGCAGATCTCTGAACTGCGCCGCAGCCTCGGTCAGACAACGCGTTTTCGCATCGTCAAGAACACGCTGACCAAGATCGCGGTCAAGGAGGCCGGCGTCGACGAGCAGATCACCGATCTGCTCGAGGGCCCGTCCGCCATCGCCTTCGTCCACGGGGACGTTGTCGAGGCCGCCAAGGGTCTGCGTGACTTCTCGAAGGCGAACTCGCCCCTGGTGATCAAGGGCGGCATCATCGACGGCAAGTCGATGAGCGCCGAGGACGTCACCAAGCTGGCCGATCTGGAGTCCCGAGAGGTTCTCCTCTCGAAGCTGGCCGGTGCGCTCAAGGCCAAGCAGGGCCAGGCCGCCGCCGTCTTCCAGGCGCTTCCGTCCAAGACTGTGCGTCTCGCGCAGGCCCTGGCGGACAAGCGCAACGAGGAAGCCGCTTAA
- a CDS encoding adenosine deaminase, whose product METPTTARRLDRLPKAHLHLHFTGSMRHDTLVELAEERGVHLPQALVEEWPPKLRATDERGWFRFQRLYDIARSVLRKPEDIYRLLLEAAEDEKAAGSAWLEIQVDPSGYAALFDGLTATLELILDAARAAERDTGVRIGLMVAANRTRHPLDARALARLARQYAGRGVVSFGLNNDERRGRAREFEAAFRIAKRAGLLSTPHGGELNGPRSVRECLDELDADRIGHGVRAIEDPYLLERIATQEVTLEVCPTSNVSLGVFEELDHVPLRKLYESGAPIALGTDDPLLFGPRLVEQYRIAREVFGFSDVELADFARMSIRGAGAPDSLKKELLSGVDDWLASDPAEN is encoded by the coding sequence ATGGAGACACCGACCACCGCTCGCCGATTGGACCGGCTGCCCAAAGCACACCTGCACCTGCACTTCACCGGCTCGATGCGCCACGACACCCTCGTGGAGCTCGCCGAGGAGCGGGGGGTCCACCTCCCCCAGGCCCTGGTCGAGGAGTGGCCGCCCAAACTGCGCGCCACCGACGAACGCGGCTGGTTCCGCTTCCAGCGCCTCTACGACATCGCCCGCTCGGTGTTGCGCAAGCCCGAGGACATCTACCGACTGCTCCTCGAAGCCGCCGAGGACGAGAAGGCCGCCGGTTCCGCCTGGTTGGAGATCCAGGTCGACCCCAGCGGCTACGCGGCGCTCTTCGACGGGCTGACCGCGACCCTGGAGCTGATCCTGGACGCCGCCCGCGCCGCCGAGCGCGACACCGGGGTGCGCATCGGCCTGATGGTCGCGGCCAACCGCACCCGCCACCCCCTCGACGCCCGAGCCCTCGCGCGCCTGGCACGCCAGTACGCGGGCAGGGGAGTGGTGTCCTTCGGTCTGAACAACGACGAACGCCGCGGCCGCGCCCGCGAGTTCGAGGCCGCGTTCCGCATCGCCAAACGAGCCGGGCTGCTCTCCACACCCCACGGCGGCGAACTGAACGGCCCCCGCAGCGTCCGCGAGTGCCTGGACGAACTCGACGCCGACCGCATCGGCCACGGGGTCCGCGCCATCGAGGACCCCTACCTCCTCGAACGCATCGCCACCCAGGAAGTCACCCTGGAGGTCTGCCCGACCTCCAATGTGAGCCTGGGCGTCTTCGAGGAACTCGACCACGTCCCCCTGCGCAAGCTCTACGAGTCGGGTGCCCCGATCGCCCTGGGCACCGACGACCCCCTGCTCTTCGGGCCCCGCCTCGTCGAGCAGTACCGGATCGCCCGCGAGGTCTTCGGCTTCTCCGATGTCGAGCTGGCCGACTTCGCCAGGATGTCCATCCGCGGCGCCGGGGCCCCGGACTCCCTGAAGAAGGAGCTCCTCTCCGGAGTCGACGACTGGCTGGCCTCCGACCCCGCCGAGAACTGA
- the rpmG gene encoding 50S ribosomal protein L33, giving the protein MAATDVRPKITLACQECNHRNYITRKNRRNTPDRLTVKKFCPNCRKHNDHRETR; this is encoded by the coding sequence GTGGCTGCCACAGACGTGAGGCCGAAGATCACCCTGGCCTGCCAGGAGTGCAATCACCGGAACTACATCACGCGCAAGAACCGTCGGAACACCCCTGACCGTCTGACGGTCAAGAAGTTCTGCCCGAACTGCCGCAAGCACAACGACCACCGCGAGACCCGCTAG
- a CDS encoding pyridoxal phosphate-dependent aminotransferase, which translates to MTDRPRVSARISAISESATLAVDAKAKAMKAEGRPVIGFGAGEPDFPTPDYIVDAAVAAAREPRFHRYTPAGGLPELKKAIAEKTRRDSGYEVGPAQILVTNGGKQAIYEAFAAMLDPGDEVIVVAPYWTTYPESIKLAGGVPVFVVTDESTGYMAGVEQLEAARTERTKVLVFVSPSNPTGAVYPREQVRAVGRWADEHGLWVLTDEIYEHLVYGDAEFSSLPVEVPEIADRTVIVNGVAKTYAMTGWRVGWIVGPKDIIKAASNLQSHATSNVANVSQAAALAAVSGDLTAVEEMKKAFDRRRQTIVRMLNEIDGVVCPVPEGAFYAYPSVKGVLGRKIRGKTPRTSTELAEVILEEAEVAVVPGEAFGTPGYLRLSYALSDEDLVEGVSRVQKLLAEAE; encoded by the coding sequence ATGACTGACCGACCCCGTGTCTCTGCACGTATCAGCGCCATCTCCGAGTCCGCGACCCTCGCGGTGGACGCCAAGGCCAAGGCCATGAAGGCGGAGGGCCGTCCTGTCATCGGCTTCGGCGCGGGGGAACCGGACTTCCCGACCCCCGACTACATCGTGGACGCCGCCGTGGCCGCCGCCCGTGAGCCGCGTTTCCACCGCTATACGCCCGCCGGTGGCCTTCCCGAACTGAAGAAGGCCATCGCGGAGAAGACCCGGCGCGACTCCGGCTACGAGGTCGGGCCCGCCCAGATCCTGGTGACCAACGGCGGCAAGCAGGCCATCTACGAGGCCTTCGCCGCCATGCTGGACCCGGGTGACGAGGTCATCGTGGTCGCCCCGTACTGGACCACCTACCCGGAGTCCATCAAGCTCGCGGGCGGTGTCCCGGTCTTCGTCGTCACCGACGAGAGCACCGGATACATGGCCGGTGTGGAGCAGCTGGAGGCCGCGCGCACCGAGCGCACCAAGGTGCTGGTCTTCGTCTCGCCGTCCAACCCGACCGGTGCCGTCTACCCGCGCGAGCAGGTCCGCGCCGTCGGCCGGTGGGCCGACGAGCACGGGCTGTGGGTACTGACCGACGAGATCTACGAACACCTGGTCTACGGCGACGCCGAGTTCTCCTCGCTGCCCGTCGAGGTCCCCGAGATCGCCGACCGCACCGTCATCGTCAACGGCGTCGCCAAGACGTACGCGATGACCGGCTGGCGCGTGGGGTGGATCGTCGGCCCGAAGGACATCATCAAGGCGGCGAGCAACCTGCAGTCGCACGCCACCTCCAACGTCGCGAACGTCTCGCAGGCCGCCGCGCTGGCCGCCGTCTCCGGCGACCTCACGGCTGTCGAGGAGATGAAGAAGGCCTTCGACCGCCGCCGCCAGACCATCGTGCGGATGCTCAACGAGATCGACGGCGTCGTGTGCCCCGTGCCCGAGGGTGCGTTCTACGCCTACCCCTCCGTGAAGGGCGTGCTCGGTAGGAAGATCCGCGGGAAGACCCCGCGGACCTCCACCGAGCTCGCCGAGGTCATCCTCGAAGAAGCAGAGGTCGCCGTGGTGCCCGGTGAGGCCTTCGGGACCCCCGGCTACCTGCGCCTGTCCTACGCGCTCAGCGACGAGGACCTGGTCGAGGGCGTGAGCCGCGTCCAGAAGCTGCTGGCCGAGGCCGAGTAG
- a CDS encoding TMEM165/GDT1 family protein — protein MSAFMIALGVSTAAIFIAEMGDKTQLVAMSLATRYRVLTVILGITVATAVVHLGSVFIAEVLGAAIPTDWLTLAAGLAFLIFGLWTLRGDEMTDKDEERAASRRIRSGFMTVVLVFFVAELGDKTMLATITVGTQYHWFPVWIGSTIGMVAADAIAIALGAVLGKKLPERVIQIGAAVLFFVAGAAMLGQGVWMLLA, from the coding sequence ATGTCAGCCTTTATGATTGCGCTCGGCGTGAGCACCGCGGCCATCTTCATTGCCGAAATGGGTGACAAGACCCAGTTGGTCGCGATGTCCCTGGCGACCCGTTACCGCGTGCTCACGGTGATCCTGGGCATCACCGTCGCCACCGCCGTGGTGCACCTGGGCAGCGTTTTCATCGCCGAGGTCCTCGGCGCCGCCATCCCCACCGACTGGCTCACCCTCGCCGCCGGTCTCGCCTTCCTCATCTTCGGTCTGTGGACCCTGCGCGGCGACGAGATGACCGACAAGGACGAGGAACGCGCCGCCTCCCGCCGCATTCGCTCCGGCTTCATGACCGTGGTCCTGGTCTTCTTCGTGGCGGAACTCGGCGACAAGACGATGCTGGCTACCATCACCGTGGGCACCCAGTACCACTGGTTCCCGGTCTGGATCGGCTCCACCATCGGGATGGTCGCCGCCGACGCCATCGCCATCGCCCTCGGAGCGGTCCTGGGCAAGAAGCTCCCCGAGCGGGTCATCCAGATCGGCGCCGCGGTCCTGTTCTTCGTCGCCGGAGCCGCGATGCTCGGCCAAGGCGTGTGGATGCTCCTCGCCTGA